Within Rhododendron vialii isolate Sample 1 chromosome 12a, ASM3025357v1, the genomic segment GCCGATAGGCCCGATAATGAgttataaaaaattcaagaactTGAGAATTACTTGGGCCTCTTGTTTGGTTTCCTATTAAGTTCAAGTGTGAAATTGAATCTAAGCTTTCACAATgacctttcttttttggtaactcaggtgtccggtCATCTTatgcgcaccttgactaatgcGCGGgcccaatcccaccgcccacttgcGGGAAGCCCAATTAAAGCTCAGTATGGATTGGCCCCAAAAGAGTTATAGCACCTTATTTTGAACTTGAGACTTTAAAAGGAGCGAACCCCCAAGTCccttgaccactaggccaaccccttggggttacaATGATCTTTCTTGATGAGCATAATAATGTAACTAATCATTGAAGAATTGATGATCATGGGGTCGGTCCATTGGGCCAGATACAGAgttatcaaaaattgaagaactcGAGAGTTGAGAATCTCTTGGGCGTTGTTTGGTCACCGATTTGGTATGAGTGTGAAATTGTATCAAATTTCTTAATATATTCTCTCTCAACGAGCGTAATTTAGTATTCTGTTGTAATCGAGCAGAATTTTTCATgtagatttttaaaaaacattgtttttaatattttgcCTTCGCTGCTTACCCAATGTTTAAGTCAATCATGTCATTGGTTCTGCTTTATGTTTAGATGCAATCGCGAGTGGAGCATCTCACTGACCTTGCGAAGTGTGCACCTGCCCGGCGTTCAAAAGTTAAGGTCCGTGTCTCTCTTGAGTGTTTTCACTTAGTTTTTAATCGTGATCTTAGCTGAGAATGCATGTGTCTGGTGGTGGCAGGATATGAGTGCTGAGGTGGTGGATAGCAATCCTTACAGTAGGCTGATGGCACTTCAGAGGATGGGTATTGTGGAGAATTATGAAAGAATACGGGAATTCTCAGTTGCCATAGTTGTATGTATTAATCCCTTTCTATAGTCTTTTTCTTGCGCTAGAGTTAGCTTCTCTATCTTGTTCCCGCTTCCCCCAGTGCCCTTCCAAAAGGCTATGTGCATTTTTTAAACCCCTGGTCGTGCACTTGTTGgtcatgagtatattcagaataTTTTAACTCCATGGATAATATTATAGGTAACGAGTACCATTGCCTCCTCCTTTTGTAAGACTTCATCATGCTCTGTTGCATGCttgctttttcaatttttctactTTAACAGATTTTTCAATTGAAGCATCCAGATATAGGCGCTCACAAAAATAGGTCGCATGACTCGCATGTGTAGTTATTTGAATTTCTATTTCCTTCACCGAACGTCCTCTGGCTCTATGCAAACCCTGTGTGGAACCTACAAAGACATTCCATTTGACGTAATCAAGATAAGATTTTCCATATACGCTCTTAGATTGGGGGCAAAAATATTTCCTGGACTACCCTCTTTGGATAGTGTTTTTGAACTCCAATATGGCTTTTTGAAGCATTTGTAGGTTAGGACTTCCCCTTATCTTCTGAACTGCATTGAGTTACTGTGCTCAGATTGAGCAGCTTCAGCTATTACATTAATGACTTTGATAAGTATAATGCGTTTACTATAATTATACTACAGGGCATAGGAGGAGTTGGCAGTGTTGCAGCGGAGATGCTAACAAGGTGTGGGATAGGCCGTCTTTTACTGTATGATTATGACAAAGTGGAGTTGGCAAACATGAATAGGTTATTCTTTCGTCCAGAGCAGGTTTTCTTTGCCATTATCTATCTGTTTTTCTTTAATTCCAATTCTGCATACAATATCCTTAATATCCTTGTGGCAGTTCTCTTTGGTTGTTTAATAAGTTCAAGAGCCCATTTTTCTGAAGTAACCTAATGCAACTCTACCCTCATTTGTGGACCAGAGACTTACCATAAGACCTTTAGGATCTTGAAATGATGTTTTTGAATAAATTTCGTAAGAAAAGCATCTACTTCTATTAACTGGTAGCAATGTGATTTGCTTTTTCAGGTTGGTATGACGAAGACTGATGCTGCTGTTCAAACTCTTTCAGACATTAATCCAGATGTTGTGCTTGAGGcaagtttttagtgttttctcTTTCCCCTTTATGGGTTCATATATATGTGAACACTTATCCAATCTTGTCCTACAGGCAACTCTACCCCTTTGTTGGACCAGTAAATGAGAATGTTGTTTTAGTGCTACCATGGTGGCTTTAGATGATCTCATGACGTTTGCTATGTAATAGCAAAGATGGTTATCATTTGTCAATTAGCAATTCAGGGACAATTTAGTTGAGTTCCCATTGATAACGAGAAACACTGCAATCGTCCATATTTTCAATACGACTCTCTATCTGGTATTACATAACTGGAAATCTATTGCATCGTAGCATCTTAGTTCTGAGAGtgctcattcttccatttgaTTTTGTGGTAGTGTATGGTTGCTCATGTGACCCTTATTCTTCCCTTGTGAAAGATCATCAGATGGATGATGTGTTGTTTAAccattcttttattttctagtcATTGTCATTCACTGATCTTttaatcatttataattattttatgGTCCAGAGCTATACGCTGAACATTACAACACTGCAAGGCTTTGAAACTTTTACGTCAAGTCTTAAAAACAATACATTTTGCCCAAGTAAAGAAGGAAGTGGAGTGGATCTTGTATTAAGCTGCGTAGATAATTATGAAGCAAGGATGGTTGTAAATCAGGTAAGAGTGACTGTTGTGAGAAGAAGGAATTGCCATTTCCATTTAGGAGTATCTAATAGCTATGATTTATTAATATAGGCggaatttttgttctttttgtaaCAATATGATCATATTAATGTGAGAACTAGTCTTGCTAGCTTGTTTGGATGTTAACTAATAATATACAGATGAATTGGTTGTGGTTTTACAGGCTTGCAACGAAATGAACCAGACATGGATGGAGTCTGGTAAGAAACATTTTTTCCCCCCCAATCCTCGAGGGAACTTGTTTGAACTTGTTGTGCATATGCTGGCATGATGTGGTGATAATGTGAGCATGTTTGTATTGTTTCCTTTACTTGGGTATGTTAGaatggataattattttttcctttgacTATCCTTCTAGTGTATATTTGTGGCACGACTCTTGCACTCTGGATACTATTAGCTCAAGCAAATTGCTGCAGTGTCTGAATGCTTGAGATTTTTCTTTGCTTCATTGGTTATGGACGAAGATGCCAGACTGGATAAGACCTGAGGTGGAATTACATGGCAGAGAAAATTTTGGGTTGAACCAGACACATAATGTGTCGAGTTGAGGTCAACTTATtccacttgtcaaaaaaaataattattccAGCTTTAGCCAGAAAGTTGTACAAGTACATCTTAGAGGGATAATTACAAAAACGTAGCGAAGGCTCCTGGTTAATTGCTTTCTCTATTGTCATAGCTAGGACTAAACCACAGCTTCCATGATTGATGGCCCTGGGATAAGTTCTTCACATCAAGCAGAGGGCACTCTTCTTCCTCATAACATGCATAATTTCTTTCTGCTGTACTGAATGCATTTGCACCTGCAATGTGTGGGAGTTTCCAAGAGAATTGGAGGATGCCAGTATTTTCTTCGTTGTAGCTCGCATGATTTACTTCTTGAAATGTCACTtagataatttttttcatttcgaCCCATGGCTTGTTAACTATCTGAAACAATGGGTATTCTGGACAGGGGTGTCTGAGGATGCTGTTTCAGGTCACATACAATTGCTAGTTCCTGGAGAAACTGCCTGTTTTGCATGTGCACCACCATTGGTAGGTTCTTTCAATATTCCAAGTGTGCATGACTTTCTAATAGCTAATAAACTACAACTCGAATGTTAATGTGGTTGGGCGATTTTAGTAATTATTATGGAAAGCTAAACAGCCAGTGTGACTATGTTTAGTTAGTTGAAATGGTACGTACGTGCTAGAAAGATTGGTTTTTTGGGTCACTTGGCTTAATGGTTATACAATGTTTATCACAAATCACACCAATGTAAACTGGCAAATGGAATAGAAAGTTTGATTTCTACTTCTTTTAGGTTGTAGCATCTGGAGTAGATGAAAGGACGCTCAAGCGTGAAGGGGTCTGTGCTGCATCTTTACCTACGACAATGGTAATACAATCTccatttcaaaatctttttgaCTGCTATCTGTCACTTTCTCAGCACGGAATTTTTCTCTCATATGGAAAAGACTTGCATTCCTCAGTACCGTGCAAAGGAAACTTCTTATTTtgcagttttttgttttcatttatgattttttttttctttacaccTGTAGACTCGAGCAGTTTGTTTAGGGTTTGCCTTTGAATCTTAAGTTCTTCATACATGTCAGTACAGCAAAGTTGATTTTTGATGGTTGATTGAGTTGCTGATGGCTCTTGTAGATTTATCCTTCATCCTTTTGCCTTGATGCTAATTGTGGCATGGTGGTTTCAATTGGCTCTTATAGGGGGTTGTTGCTGGGCTTTTAGTTCAAAACACACTTAAGTACTTGCTAAAGTTTGGACAGGTTTCCCCCTACTTGgtaagtactctctctctctctctctctctctctctctctctctgtgtgtgtgaaACTGTACCACATTTCTACTCAATCACTACGCGTTATGGGAAATGCATTCTTGCATCTGGCTTCATTTACTAAATTGGAGCAACTATTTGTTTTCGAATCCAACTTTTATTACATGGGAGTAATCAATATTTGAACGCCAATGATGATGTCGTTTTGGCTTTTTTGCTTGATCCTAGGGATATAATGCGCTGAAAGACTACTTCCCAACTATGGAAATGAAGCCAAACCCTCAATGTTCAAACACAGCTTGTCTAGATCGACAGGTAACATTATACTGATTATAAACCATTGAGGTTGTTTGGATTTCTCTGATTGTCAAAGTAATGTGCACTCTGCAGAAAGAATATATTCTTGCAAAGCCAGCCAGGGATGCTGCTGCAGCTAAAGCAAAGAAGGACAAAGTATCAGTACCAGAGTGCCCTGTTCATGATGATAATGAGTGGAATATAAGGTGAATTTATTGAAGATGAATGGCTGGTTTTGATTCCAGTGACTCAATGTGACCTTTGCAAAACGTATGCGCGCGTgtgactctgtgtgtgtgtgagagagagagagagagagagttattttCATATGACAATCAATTACAGTGGTCCATCCCTTGGCCATTTCCATAGTGGATCAAACCACAGTGGTAAATGCTATTCGTCCAGTGGTGGATCAAGGTCTGAAACCAGCAAAAGTCATGATAAAAAGGCTCGGTCGAGGAAGAGACGCAGCATTACGAACTATTCGTAAAAACGGTATACGAGTAACTTGCATACGGGATGTAATCCCTATGCCACATAATGGCTGTAGACTTCCTAAAAAAAGACGTGTGTAAAAATAAACATTGCACAACTTTCAAGTACTGACAGTCATGTGCACCTAAAATATAGTTACTAGTTGCTTGCTCATCAGTGGGTATTTACTTTTTAGTATAATGCTTAGACTGCTGAgtatatttctctttctttttgtttgtgttttcagTGTTGTTGATGATAGTGAGCCCATTACAGCAGATGCCAGTAGTTCAGGTGATCTTTCTCACtctgaattttgatttattttcttCTGCTGAAGAGgatgagaaaacaaatattgtTTTTAGTGCACGATGGCCAAATTTATTGCCTTGAACAGTTTCTTTTAGTTGATCAAAAAGTAGATAATATCTGCCATGGATTCTGTTTTAGTCAACACGCTTGTTAAGTTAACAAGTGATTCTCTCAAGTGATCGGTCTCATAATTACCGGAAAGTTGCAATCATTGCACCCAATTTAGTTGCCAATATTTCAAACATCACATTCTTCTCCTCCATTCCTCTCAGCAATTTGTGTCATATCTCACGTAGTTGTTTCTCGCAGATACACTGCCCGAGGGTCTCGTTCGCGAGCTCCCTACTGCAGATGAGTTTCAAAAGCCCTGTGATCCTCAAGAGATGATCGACTCTGTGGATGACCTTGATGAACTGCGGAAACAACTGGAAGCACTTAATGCTGATTGACTGTCCTCTACAAGATCTCCTACCGAGACGCAAGTCTTTAAACATAATCTATCATACTCCAGATTTTCGTCCCTTAATACCTGACAAGTGACATCGTTGTAAGTTAGAAAAAGCGCATGAAGTTGTGCTGTTGTTTTGTAACATTTTAATGTATCATATTGTGTCATTTTTTGGGGCATTTTTTCCTAGTTTAATTCTTAAATTTCAGAATACATGCATACATGACATTGGTTTCACATACAAGAATTCACAGTTTGTAGTTTGTACTCCGAACATCTGTTGGATCGCACTAGCTATGTTGGTTTATTTTAACTTAATTGGATTGTATAATATTTCTGCACTTCAATAACCCTCTTACAAATTACTTGGTTGGAAGTCGAGTTCTGCTTGCATTTTTATGGCATTATCAtacatttctcttttttcttttcaatctttTCCCATCAAGTTGATCGTATATAAGGTGATACATATTACTAATAATTTATGTGCATCTCCTGCTGAGCTATTGGCATCCCTTATGATCTTTTCATCCAAAGCATTTCCAACGGACAACCATTTTGAGAGCCAAAGCCATGTTTTGGCTTCAAGACCAAAATTCTTTCTTCTAATGGGAAAAGCTAATTTGGGAGCCAAAAAATGGCTTGGCCCTTTCTTGTAAGGGTTGTGATCTAATGACTTAGCAATCCAATGGTTGTGATATATGGGTCTGGCCCAACGGCTACAAGTAGAAGCAGGCAAATAATGGCTTCAACGCCATTAGAGCacttttcccaaattttgaTCAAATAACACTAATACACTATAACATGCCAAAAAACCTTCAGCTTTTGAAAAATGGTCAGAACGAATGGAGATATTCTTAGCAGTTCCATCCCACCAAAGATACCTTAATACACTGCATTTCCCAGACCAAAACTTGAGAATTTTGAATAGAAAATTACGTACTTAGCATGCTTTCTCTATTAAAGGGAACCCGTGAAATATAAGTTATTTAAAACAAAAGGATACAAAGGGGTTCATAATGAGCCTTAGCCTCTGAAATAGATGCATGCAGAATACAAAGAGATCATAATAACAGGAGAGACCGTCCAGTTCATATTAACTTCGTAGTTAAGTTTGATTGGCTTTGCTCATTTCTTGGGCCTCTGGTTTTGTTCAGTTGAAAAGGGAGTCCTAACATTTTGCCTTAAAGGACACATTTTACAACAATCACATGATCCAATTTTCAGCACTGATGACCTCAACACTTAGCCTTCGCAATTTTCAAATCTTGCACATTACCAGACACTCTTTCTTGTATGATCCAATTTTCAGCCCTGATGACCTCAACATTTTACCTCTGCAAAATGCCCTGGCAAAAACACCACCCCCCGAACTAATCTCAGTTCATACTAATAcaagtgtagagagagagagagagagagagagagagagaaccaagaGTAATCATACCTTGCAACTTCTCATGATTGTGTCATGAGAGAATTACTAGGCTCttcaaaatctatcaaaatcTTGTCCATCTGTGGTTGAAGTTTCCTGACCTGtagttcaattttcaaaaagaaatctaaaaaattgaaGTAAATGTTAACCAAAAACGAGAAACTTATGTTCCCAAGGGCTTAAATAGCTTATCAAAATCGGTAAAAGATTGTGTTCAAGAGAGAAGTTTCGGCAATAAGCAGAACTTACTTTGACACCTGCCAATGTTAGAAGTTTGTGAGAAGCAACGTAGGCAGTGTCTGAAGTTTTCAACCTCTTCTCCACAAAATATATAACTTCAGAGACCCCTGACTGCTGattacaaagaaaaaaacattgaTATGGCAACCAATCATAAATTGAAAAAACTTTAACAAAGAGCGAAGAGTTGCATAAAAAACCGAAGTAAACAAATCTCACTACTGAGCTGGTCAACAGAAACATGTCAGTGGCACAGAGGTTGACTATGAAGAAAAGTAATAGCCTTAGGAACCTATTGGTGGCAGACCAGAGGAAGAGTGTAATTGCCGGAGCCATGATTAATTAATTTGGGGTTTCAAACATCGAACTGGTGAAGTATAATCCCAGTATATGATCATTTTTAAACAGAAAATAATTACTCTCATTGAATTCAATAACTTTGAGAATTGATGCTCTTATGGTTTCAATCTTTCTTCCGCAACACATTATGGTAACTTAAGACCTGACATGGACTATGAGTCCATGGCAAATTAAGTTAAGCAACATATCTGTAAAGAAACCTCATTTGCTGCAGAAGATAGGAGTAACAATAAAAACTATCAATCAACAAAGTTTGTAACTACTACACTTAAGTGTTCCCAGCATCTCGCAAGTGTAGATACTTTACCTGAATGATAATCTTGGCACATTCATTGCATGGGAACATTGTGACATAGAGCCTCTGCAGAGTGTGAATGGAGAGAGATTAATTCAGACACTAGGATATGTTGTGAGAGAAataaggaaaagtgtatagggtgttgtgttaactaaccctaacacaagcAACTCTTATTTATATAATGGGAAATCATAATATAAGACTACATTAACCAATGTAGGACTAATACCAATAttatattctaacactccccctcaagctagAGACTCTCCAGCTTGTTACATATCAACCAACTAAACAATTACCTCAACTACTAACAGCAATAACGAAAAACAACCAACTTGTTAAAACAATGGAACAACTTTCAATAGCAACGACCAACGAACGACTTCAACCAACGAAACGACTTCAACGAAATAATTTCAACGACCAACGAATCAACGAACGAATTCAACAACCAACGAACAACAAATGAATTCAACGACCAACGAACGAATTCAACGATCAACAAACAACTTCAACGACTAACGAACAATTTCAACGACCAACAACAACCAACTTTAACTACCAACACCATCAACCAACTACCAACGTCAACGAAATAGACGACAAAACAATATATGTTACCACGCTCACCAAAAGCATGGCCAAAAAACCCGACCATGATACCCAGAATCACGGCTACGACCATGACCATGGCTGAATGAAGAACCGAACCCACCAGAGACAGCTGAAGCAGAATCAGGATTTCATTGCAAACATGTCACCGTGCAATGAGAGGCAACCAACGGATTAAGCGACATACAGATGTGAACTATGGCCAATAAGAACTCACCGAATGAAGAGCACAACTTCTGAGTCTCAAATACAATTGCGAACTTGATTTTGATCGAAGAACAGCATACCGAGCAGTGGAAGAACGAGAAATAGATCAACCAGAGGATGATACTTAACAGCCTAAGCATCAACagatccaaaaaacaaagccGACTAGGGTTTTAAGGTAAGTTCAAACCTAATGTATGGATTGTGAACACAAACTGGTACTTTCGAACACTATTCAGGCACTTTGGTCCTGATTTGGGGCTGTTCAAAGTGAAGAAGAGCTGGGTTGGGGTTTTAAGGATTTTCAAGCACTGGATGAGGGAATTCTAGGTTGTTCGAGGGCTGAAAATCGACTGGGCTTGGAGTTTGTGGGGCTGACGGGCCAGAAAAATAGTCGCTGAAGGGTACAATGATCGCCTAGAGAAAACAGAGGTCGCGCGAGAGAGAAACTAGTAAGTATTGTACACTGTTCACGACGCTACAGTAGAGATGATGTTGGCAATAGATTTAGGGTTTCGTGGTGAGATGATGATGGCAGTAGAGGGTGGCGGCTAGGGTTTTGTATATCGAAGGTGGATGGTGAatccgctctgataccatgttatgagagaaataagaaaaagtgtatagggtgttgtgttaactaaccctaacagaatcaactcttatttatataatgggaaatcataacataagactacattaaccaatgtgggactaatacCAATATTATATTCTAACAGGATATATTCAAGGACATGCTGAAGTAGCAAAATCAGCTGTAAAAGATAGGCAAATGTTATTGAGAAACATACAGTCTAGGTTTTTGCTTTAATGCTCCTTGCGGAGAAAAATGTAGCAAGTTCGCAGACACAAAACATGCAGATGGTTGCCAAGAATGAGACGCACGCACACAAcacactcagagagagagagagagagagagagagttaaccTGTCCCACAGCAGATGCATGGTTAGTGTTCAGGATGGCATTGACTTCCGCATGACAAACATAActtcaagaaaaataaaatggcaTAACAACAGCTCAGATTGAATAGAAATCATATATTTTAGAATAAGGAGTGGAGATAAAGGATTTGTGAAGCCTAGTGAAATAACTGCATAGATACAATTCCCTGAATGGAACTCAATGGAAGCAGAACCACTATTCTTAGATCCGCAAACAAATTGCAAATAAATAATATAGTACACGCAAATTATCACTAGGACACTTACGGATACTTAGTGTCCAAGGGATTCCCAGTCTTGGATTTCTGAATTGCAAGGGGATGAATGTCATTAGTTAATCACAAACTATTAAGAAATTGCTACTTTCAAATTTAAGACTACCACCAACCTTTGACCAAGGAAGTGTGTCATCTGAACAACCACGAGGGAAACCGTTGTAGCCAATGCCTGGCCAGATATAAATTAGCTTAAATATTACAACTACGTTTCCTTGCAAAGGACTTGAATTCTATCATTGAAACTTGCAGTATTTAAAACAAAACGGCCATGAAAATCAAGGTCAAAAATTAGACATAAATGCTATAATAACCCAGGATTTGTCTGTATTATGGTACATGAtaacaatgttctaaatggcggccgcctaggcgcttggaggtgccctgccgccacgccaataccccttggcgtttgatttggagcccagggaggtttggcggtgtttggcggccgcctaggctgccttggcggtcttggcggccGCTTAGGTGGCCTTGACGGTCTCAGCGGTCTTAGCAGTCTTGGCGGCCTTGGCGtcggcgtctttggaggcctttggcggcctaaaatgtatagtattaaactaatggagatcaagttttggaagggtatggaggagaagagttagaggaaggagatgaactttgaacttggcattagggatctccgatttcgtttatttctacttattgtcttattcaacttatttgctagttgctactacttaatttcatttgggtttgtacattaaactttgcattatggtgatgtagaactttgaacttgcattatggataaatagaatatagtttgattggataatggtctgttaaaaaaaaaaaaaaaacgccgaattgcttggcgccgcctaggcggcttggcgcttggaggtgggtctccacCCTACTAgtgccaagcgccatttagaacattgcatGATAATAGATTTACAACATAATTTGACACACGTATGACAAGAAATTTACACAGGGTCCAACTAGTATTCAGTAAGCTACTATATCAAATATAATGAAGCAAAACTTAAGAACCTACACTTAGCCTCTTTTATGCCCTTGGCTCCAGAACTTTTACTTAGATAAGCAAATAAAAGGCATGAGAACCCACAAAATCCCCAAGCTAGGACATGCAAGAGCAAGTGTCTGAGCATATAGCAAATAAAGTGAACAACAGTAGAGTACCAAAATAGTAGAAAACAGGCACATGATACATCCATCAGAACCACCATGCCTTGTGAAGAAACTCAAACTCCATTCGAAATCAAACCATGGCATAAAATATACATATTCTAGAGAGGGAGACTTCCTAAAGGACATGAAATTTCAACTGACAAACCAAACTTTGGCAAATGGATTCAGATAATCGCAAAATGGGTGCTCTTGTCATAGAGGGATTTTTCAGCTCGTAATTGAGTCCTAGAAGTAAATAATGCCTTGACCACCAAGTGAACAAGCTATAGAAAGTTAGAAACCAATCCAAAGATGCTTTGAGGTGTATAGAAAGTTAGAAACCATCTTTTGGATCAAAGCAATGTTTTCCATTTAAAATTGCTTCTCTTCTCACAATGTAGATGTTTTCCATTTAAAATTGCTTCCCTTCTCACAATGTTAGATGTTTTACATCTATTGCAATGAGATACTTGGTAATGAAAGTTCAACTGGGAGGTCTTACCAAGTATAATACCACTTTGACTCACCAAGCATGCACCAACCTACAAAAGCAAACCCATCAGAATTCAGAACTTTAGGTCAAGTTTACAAATTAGACCGTGACGGAAACCATATCAGAATCAGTGCAAATAGCTTCTTATAAAGGGCATAAGATACAGGGCTCCACAGAACTACATAGATCATTCCGTTTGCAATCATGGGATAGAATTAGCACATGTCAGAACTCAGAAGGAATCTAAACATTTTACTTAACATGCAAACTTataaaatcaaatcaagagGGCCTATTGATGCCAAAGAAAAGGTCTTATGGTCCTTATCATGAATAATTGGATAAtggacccaaaaaaaacatgaaccaaaacctaattttgtCAATGAGTTTATGGTTTCTGTCTCTTTGGGAATTCCAAAATCTATCGTTTACAAATCTTAAAGGCAGCTATAAAACCTATGgagattcaaaaaaattagaaggaCAAGAAAAGTAAACAAACATGCATAATAGGACGTCTACATTTACCATTGCATTGATCAACGTGGTGGGACATAGGGAATGGAACTTTGCTTTTCTGAAACTAAACCCAACCTAAGCGTATCTTAGCATCAGAAAGCAATCACCAAGGTCTTTTTGATCAAGAACTCCCAGTCTTTTAATAATCACAAAAATTCTACAAATTCTATACGCATGTGCATCTATAAGCACCATCTTTACCCTTTGTGACAAAAGAGGTGCCCCACCTAGCCCAATGTTGTTGCCTTGTTGGCGTTGCCCGCCACGGGTAATTAATGTACATGCACGTCCACATGGCCCGCGCACGACTTTGTTCTTTCCTAGTTTCCTGGGGGAAAAGTCCCTGTAGTAAGAAGGTCTAATATCCCAATTAGCACTGCACAAAACCATGACCAGGCAATGTGTGATGGGTCCTCACATGCAACTTATATATTCATATGCAGACGTGTTTCAATGCAAAGCAAGATTCACTATTCTTTATCGTATCGTATGAAAGTTTGATTCCTTGACAAGAGCTGGTTACTACCAACTGCAATGCAAAAGGGAATCAAAACTATACCACGGTACTGGAATTGCGTTGCACGCATGCACAGGTCATCATTTACACTACAACTCAGTAACTATCACAATTTCACTTACGTTGGTGCAACaaacaaaacttttattttacGAACTCCAATTCCAATCAGAACCACAATCATAATAAGGTACCACTTTAATATTCCCAATCACGATGTAGTGtacaatacaaaatcaaaagaattagGGCAAGGATATGTATAAATGACCTGCCTATTAGGATCCTTGGAACGCTCAGCAGATAGAAACGCAATTGCCATGAAATAATCGTCCCATGACAAGTACCTGCATACACAACCGAGCGTACATAACAAGCACTTGTTAATTACTTggaatttca encodes:
- the LOC131311133 gene encoding ubiquitin-like modifier-activating enzyme 5 isoform X1; translation: MESELKEMLIDLDTLKRSLPDPSLLASIDKMQSRVEHLTDLAKCAPARRSKVKDMSAEVVDSNPYSRLMALQRMGIVENYERIREFSVAIVGIGGVGSVAAEMLTRCGIGRLLLYDYDKVELANMNRLFFRPEQVGMTKTDAAVQTLSDINPDVVLESYTLNITTLQGFETFTSSLKNNTFCPSKEGSGVDLVLSCVDNYEARMVVNQACNEMNQTWMESGVSEDAVSGHIQLLVPGETACFACAPPLVVASGVDERTLKREGVCAASLPTTMGVVAGLLVQNTLKYLLKFGQVSPYLGYNALKDYFPTMEMKPNPQCSNTACLDRQKEYILAKPARDAAAAKAKKDKVSVPECPVHDDNEWNISVVDDSEPITADASSSDTLPEGLVRELPTADEFQKPCDPQEMIDSVDDLDELRKQLEALNAD
- the LOC131311135 gene encoding uncharacterized protein LOC131311135 — protein: MNLREVASISTAALFGAAVSAIAVRFFFMSPSNTTSRKHFSSIDKKIGPQCPFDPSKRKGYLSWDDYFMAIAFLSAERSKDPNRQVGACLVSQSGIILGIGYNGFPRGCSDDTLPWSKKSKTGNPLDTKYPYVCHAEVNAILNTNHASAVGQRLYVTMFPCNECAKIIIQSGVSEVIYFVEKRLKTSDTAYVASHKLLTLAGVKVRKLQPQMDKILIDFEEPSNSLMTQS
- the LOC131311133 gene encoding ubiquitin-like modifier-activating enzyme 5 isoform X2; the encoded protein is MESELKEMLIDLDTLKRSLPDPSLLASIDKMQSRVEHLTDLAKCAPARRSKVKDMSAEVVDSNPYSRLMALQRMGIVENYERIREFSVAIVGIGGVGSVAAEMLTRCGIGRLLLYDYDKVELANMNRLFFRPEQVGMTKTDAAVQTLSDINPDVVLEACNEMNQTWMESGVSEDAVSGHIQLLVPGETACFACAPPLVVASGVDERTLKREGVCAASLPTTMGVVAGLLVQNTLKYLLKFGQVSPYLGYNALKDYFPTMEMKPNPQCSNTACLDRQKEYILAKPARDAAAAKAKKDKVSVPECPVHDDNEWNISVVDDSEPITADASSSDTLPEGLVRELPTADEFQKPCDPQEMIDSVDDLDELRKQLEALNAD